A stretch of Alkalicella caledoniensis DNA encodes these proteins:
- a CDS encoding ABC transporter ATP-binding protein encodes MTKTGGTEAIKDINLKITEGEFVSIVGPSGCGKSTLLSVIAGLIKPSTGTLINDFKFSGYMFQQDFLLPWRTIKDNTLLGLEIKGLKTKERVDSALDFLKSLGLEHFTNYFPSQLSGGMRQRVALARTLALRPDILLLDEPFSALDYQARLNIQQEVSETLRHTKKTVILVTHDISEAIAMSDRVIILSSRPGTIIKDIHLDLDCPTNDPFTCRKAPNFGDYFNIIWEVLNSDS; translated from the coding sequence ATGACAAAAACAGGTGGAACAGAGGCCATAAAAGACATTAATTTAAAAATTACAGAAGGAGAGTTTGTTTCAATAGTTGGACCCTCAGGCTGTGGTAAATCTACCCTCCTCTCTGTAATCGCAGGGCTGATTAAACCCAGCACAGGAACACTCATAAATGATTTTAAATTTTCGGGATATATGTTCCAGCAAGACTTTCTTTTACCGTGGCGGACAATTAAAGATAATACTTTACTGGGGCTAGAGATTAAAGGTTTGAAAACTAAAGAGAGAGTAGACTCGGCTTTAGATTTTTTGAAAAGTTTAGGACTAGAGCATTTTACTAACTATTTTCCCAGTCAATTATCAGGTGGCATGAGACAAAGGGTAGCTTTAGCCAGGACTCTAGCTTTAAGGCCAGATATACTACTGTTAGACGAACCTTTTTCAGCTTTAGATTACCAAGCTAGGTTGAATATACAGCAAGAAGTCAGTGAAACCTTAAGGCATACAAAAAAAACAGTTATACTTGTTACTCATGACATTTCCGAGGCAATAGCAATGAGTGATAGAGTAATTATACTGTCCAGTAGACCTGGTACTATTATTAAAGATATACATTTAGATCTTGATTGCCCCACTAATGATCCCTTTACCTGCCGTAAAGCACCAAACTTTGGTGATTATTTTAATATCATATGGGAGGTGTTAAACAGTGATTCCTAA
- a CDS encoding iron dependent repressor, metal binding and dimerization domain protein, with protein sequence MDKNQFHTARGYQILEKNKKLLTASMEDYLEMIYRFCKVQGYVRIKTLAETLNVRDSSVTKMVQKIASLGLLEYKKYGIITLTQDGKELGAFLLQRHKTVEIFLKFISNGDYILKDVELIEHSFNPKLITNLEILTQFFEEHPEITDKYIKFKNNHLS encoded by the coding sequence ATGGATAAAAATCAATTTCATACTGCAAGGGGTTATCAAATACTAGAAAAGAATAAGAAATTACTTACAGCAAGTATGGAAGACTATTTAGAAATGATATATAGATTTTGCAAAGTGCAAGGTTATGTTAGAATAAAAACACTTGCTGAAACTTTAAATGTAAGGGACTCTTCTGTGACTAAGATGGTACAAAAAATAGCCTCTTTAGGACTATTAGAGTACAAAAAATATGGCATAATAACATTAACACAAGACGGTAAAGAGTTAGGGGCATTTCTTTTACAAAGACATAAAACAGTGGAGATTTTTTTAAAGTTTATATCAAATGGTGACTATATACTTAAAGACGTTGAACTGATAGAACACAGCTTTAATCCAAAACTAATAACCAATTTAGAAATCTTAACACAATTTTTCGAAGAACACCCAGAAATTACAGATAAGTACATTAAGTTTAAAAACAACCATTTATCTTAA
- a CDS encoding ABC transporter permease has product MIPKVFKNLKKAIVRKAESEEHRDYLFNKKLESFWVVFTQLTILLVFIIIWEWAANKGLTNTFLTSKPSKVWSTIVRLNTSGQLFHHIRITVMETGVSFILGTIIGTLIAIVLWWWKFLSRVLDPYLLVLNSLPKVALGPLFIIIFGLGFKSIIAMALAITVITTTIVVYSGFRNVDNNYLKLVKTFGASKSTSFIKVVLPASIPTIASALRVNLGLSWVGVIVGEFLTGRAGLGYLAIYGGQTYQMDLVITSVILLAIASAVSYQILVLFENHIKQKYS; this is encoded by the coding sequence GTGATTCCTAAAGTGTTTAAGAACCTCAAAAAGGCAATTGTAAGAAAAGCTGAAAGTGAAGAGCACAGAGACTATCTATTTAATAAGAAACTAGAGTCTTTCTGGGTAGTATTCACCCAGCTAACTATCCTGTTGGTTTTTATCATAATATGGGAGTGGGCTGCCAATAAAGGTTTAACCAACACATTTTTAACAAGTAAACCTTCAAAGGTGTGGTCAACTATTGTCCGGCTAAACACCTCAGGACAACTTTTCCATCATATTCGCATAACAGTTATGGAAACTGGTGTAAGCTTTATATTGGGTACAATAATCGGAACACTTATAGCCATTGTGCTTTGGTGGTGGAAGTTCTTAAGTCGTGTTTTAGATCCTTATTTATTAGTTCTAAATAGTTTACCTAAAGTAGCACTTGGCCCACTATTCATCATAATTTTTGGTCTTGGTTTTAAAAGTATAATTGCCATGGCCCTAGCAATAACTGTTATTACAACAACTATAGTTGTTTATTCAGGCTTTCGGAACGTTGATAACAACTATTTGAAGCTTGTAAAAACATTCGGTGCTTCTAAATCCACTAGCTTTATCAAGGTTGTACTACCTGCAAGTATACCCACAATAGCATCAGCTCTTCGAGTAAATTTAGGTCTATCTTGGGTAGGTGTTATCGTAGGAGAGTTTTTAACAGGCAGGGCAGGGTTAGGCTATCTAGCTATTTATGGGGGGCAGACTTATCAGATGGATTTGGTAATAACAAGTGTAATACTACTAGCTATAGCCTCAGCAGTTTCATATCAAATACTTGTCCTATTTGAAAACCACATAAAACAAAAATACAGTTAA
- a CDS encoding ABC transporter substrate-binding protein, producing MKKYIFIPLLIVLVVSLALVGCVGNKGDNGALPKVRVSEVIHSVFYAPQYVALHLGFFEEEGLDVELAISWGADRGAAALLSNSADIALFGPEAAVYIAREQSETKLIAFAQLTKRDGSFLVAREEMPNFSWDDVRGKTVIGGRAGGVPQMVHEYVLNEHAINPRVDLEMIQNIDLAATAAAFSNGVGDFVQLFEPGASSIEKSGAGHVVASFGEAGGEIPYTVYHATEQYLKNNPEIIQKFTNAIYKAQLWVQNHSAQEVAEVIKPSFEEDDFDLIVKAVERYKAQDTFSQDPILRPEALDRLQDVIILAGELDQKVPYESVVNTDFAKKAMENIN from the coding sequence ATGAAAAAATATATATTTATACCTTTACTAATCGTCTTAGTTGTTTCCCTTGCACTTGTTGGATGTGTAGGAAATAAAGGGGACAATGGAGCTTTGCCTAAGGTAAGAGTTTCAGAAGTTATTCACTCTGTCTTTTATGCACCTCAGTACGTTGCATTGCATTTAGGTTTTTTTGAAGAAGAAGGTTTGGATGTTGAACTCGCTATTTCGTGGGGAGCTGACCGCGGGGCTGCAGCCCTTTTGTCAAATAGTGCTGACATAGCACTATTTGGGCCTGAAGCAGCGGTCTATATTGCCCGTGAGCAGTCAGAGACTAAGTTGATAGCATTTGCTCAACTAACTAAACGTGATGGTTCTTTTTTAGTAGCAAGGGAGGAAATGCCAAACTTTAGTTGGGATGATGTTAGGGGAAAAACAGTTATTGGTGGCAGAGCAGGTGGAGTACCGCAGATGGTTCATGAATATGTGTTAAATGAACATGCTATTAATCCAAGGGTTGATCTAGAAATGATTCAAAATATTGATTTAGCGGCTACGGCGGCTGCCTTTTCCAATGGTGTAGGAGATTTTGTTCAACTGTTCGAACCAGGAGCGTCTAGTATCGAAAAATCTGGTGCTGGCCATGTAGTTGCTTCTTTCGGTGAAGCAGGTGGTGAAATACCGTATACTGTTTACCACGCAACTGAACAATATCTAAAAAACAACCCTGAAATAATCCAAAAATTCACTAATGCCATTTACAAAGCTCAGCTTTGGGTACAAAATCATTCTGCACAAGAAGTTGCTGAAGTAATAAAACCGTCATTTGAGGAAGATGATTTCGATCTAATAGTAAAAGCTGTTGAAAGATATAAAGCTCAGGATACCTTTAGTCAAGATCCGATTTTAAGACCAGAAGCGTTAGATAGATTGCAAGATGTTATTATCTTAGCCGGTGAGTTAGACCAAAAAGTACCATATGAATCTGTGGTTAATACTGATTTTGCAAAAAAAGCTATGGAAAACATCAATTAA